The Thermoanaerobaculia bacterium genome includes a window with the following:
- a CDS encoding cupin domain-containing protein, whose protein sequence is MSNEKLAPETKGITVQLLTTVDLGPEIEGMAGRQLRMRMVTFEPGAVYGPVHDHKGRPGTVYILQGTITDHRDGVATDYGPGVGWPEDRNTTHWLENRGTIPAVEISVDIVRQK, encoded by the coding sequence ATGAGCAATGAAAAGTTGGCACCAGAAACGAAAGGGATAACAGTGCAGTTACTCACAACGGTTGACCTCGGTCCCGAGATCGAAGGCATGGCAGGGCGCCAGCTTCGAATGCGCATGGTGACTTTCGAGCCTGGAGCGGTCTACGGTCCGGTTCACGATCATAAAGGCAGGCCGGGCACCGTCTACATACTGCAAGGAACAATCACCGACCATCGAGATGGAGTGGCTACGGACTATGGTCCGGGAGTGGGCTGGCCAGAGGACAGAAATACCACGCACTGGCTTGAGAACAGGGGAACGATTCCGGCGGTGGAGATCTCCGTCGATATTGTCAGGCAAAAATAA
- a CDS encoding cysteine synthase family protein, producing the protein MGTPPTVLDAIGNTSLVKLRHIVPPECADIYVKLEWENPTGSMKDRAAQAMISRAEEDGRLKPGDTIVEYTGGSTGISLALICVARGYRLSIITSDAFSPDKLNQMRSFGAELTMVPSEGGKTTKKLILDMIEAARERSRGPHTYWTNQLHNEDSISGYFALGEEIWNQTHGKVNAFVHSVGTAASSRGVSTILKRHDPGLHIAVVEPAESAVLSGGSPGPHKIEGVGIGYTPPLWDPDLADEIVPVHTEEAKTMARRLAKEEGLFAGTSSGANVVAAIQVARKLGPKKTVVTLMVDSGLKYLSTDVYRPSYTN; encoded by the coding sequence ATGGGTACTCCCCCCACAGTTCTCGACGCCATTGGGAACACATCACTTGTCAAACTGCGTCATATCGTCCCGCCCGAATGCGCCGACATCTACGTCAAGCTCGAGTGGGAGAACCCTACGGGAAGCATGAAGGACCGGGCGGCCCAGGCCATGATTTCCAGAGCTGAAGAGGATGGAAGATTGAAACCCGGAGATACGATTGTCGAGTACACCGGCGGAAGTACGGGGATTTCCCTCGCGTTAATCTGTGTGGCCCGGGGATACAGGCTTTCCATCATCACCTCCGATGCCTTCAGTCCGGACAAATTGAATCAGATGAGGTCTTTTGGAGCGGAGCTCACCATGGTTCCCAGCGAGGGAGGCAAAACCACCAAAAAACTGATCCTGGACATGATCGAAGCGGCCCGGGAACGATCCCGGGGGCCCCATACGTACTGGACCAACCAGCTTCACAATGAGGACAGCATTTCCGGGTACTTTGCCCTTGGAGAAGAGATCTGGAACCAGACGCACGGAAAGGTGAACGCCTTTGTTCACAGTGTGGGAACCGCCGCTTCCTCACGTGGCGTGTCCACCATCCTGAAACGCCATGACCCTGGACTGCATATTGCCGTGGTTGAACCGGCCGAATCCGCAGTCCTGTCGGGAGGATCCCCGGGTCCTCACAAGATCGAAGGTGTCGGGATCGGGTACACACCCCCTCTCTGGGACCCGGATCTGGCTGATGAAATCGTGCCGGTCCACACAGAGGAGGCCAAAACCATGGCCCGACGTCTGGCCAAAGAGGAGGGTCTCTTCGCCGGAACATCCTCCGGGGCCAATGTCGTCGCCGCGATTCAGGTTGCCAGGAAGCTGGGCCCGAAGAAAACCGTGGTGACATTAATGGTGGATTCCGGACTGAAATATCTCAGTACGGATGTTTATCGTCCTTCGTATACGAATTAG
- a CDS encoding diguanylate cyclase has product MNRVRLLFQLLILFFVCLSISGFRYAIKNYSNADGLPQSQILAVHQDGRGYLWIGTYCGVSRYSGHDFITLTTHDGIPNNYVYAFDHDSRGNVYVATNAGICRIGPDLVVERLPEPAGSAVARSLLLIDDTHLIYHDTKGYQIWDGSSSRILLQDGLGLYNPAPTRYGATFYLPTQHGLYRYRSDMKNPEKVRGCDFSAICVSVTEDGILVGTADGLYRMDGDSPRRILACRTVRTILHLEDTLWVGTDEGLFKEAEKGWVHLGMEEGLTNEIILTLAADSENTLWIGTNAGLGKLPNTFLRCYFQDDGLPSNRIWCIYEDQKWGLLAGGQGGISHRAGDRFTLMDLPGIPGKSTVRAMARTKDGTFWIGTYQDGLYRIQNGRTTAIHDVHGVPLRFIFGLTVDQHGLLWGATSDGALKINAESIELLGVQEGLPDPTVWQIVEAPDGTIFAATDRGIAFFDKDRFVIPDFLKDVELATVRTVAYDDQGQMWIGTNGDGIILWDGRTIKRHSTVNGFVDDFIWGIVFETTGAAWIGTNRGLVRMGEGWSVVFNSQDGLSGDEMTLNSDYRDRNGNLWFGILPGLVHVQSQRFSANPTPPRVTISKIQTNRRTIQGPSSITMDPGEKEAIFHMDGLSFQDEREVRYSYRMADLDRWSSPTSSTMVRYTNIPPGTYHFQVKACNNFGVWTEIPAEVKVIVRPAWYQTVTFRGGMAVGFLLLVFGYVRFRLAASRRAQKHLEHLVAERTEDLYRASITDPLLGIYNRRYVDDLVERHIKEARRHRDGMCLALIDLDQFKAVNDELGHIVGDKLLVSVAERLRDMIRTTDILARYGGDEFIIVFFRTDATCIEDRLASIVRLFDSSPFTLDQERVRITVSIGATCHTFSHESRVTYDAMLNMADNALYEAKSAGKNQYVKATL; this is encoded by the coding sequence ATGAACAGGGTACGATTATTATTTCAGTTACTGATCCTTTTCTTCGTCTGCCTCTCCATTTCCGGGTTTCGATACGCCATCAAAAATTATTCCAATGCCGACGGTCTGCCGCAGAGTCAGATTCTGGCCGTTCACCAGGATGGGCGGGGATACCTCTGGATTGGAACCTATTGCGGTGTATCTCGCTACAGCGGCCACGACTTTATTACATTAACCACGCATGATGGCATCCCCAATAATTACGTGTACGCATTCGACCATGACAGCAGGGGCAACGTCTACGTGGCCACCAATGCCGGAATCTGCAGAATCGGGCCGGATCTTGTCGTGGAGCGACTGCCGGAACCAGCGGGAAGTGCCGTCGCACGATCCCTTTTGCTTATCGATGATACGCATCTGATCTACCACGATACAAAGGGGTATCAGATCTGGGATGGCTCTTCCTCCCGGATCCTTCTCCAGGACGGCCTGGGTTTATATAACCCAGCGCCGACCAGGTATGGTGCGACTTTCTACCTGCCGACGCAGCATGGTCTGTATCGTTATCGAAGCGACATGAAGAATCCTGAAAAAGTGAGGGGATGCGATTTCAGTGCGATCTGCGTCAGCGTGACAGAGGACGGTATCCTCGTCGGGACAGCCGATGGTCTCTATCGGATGGACGGGGATTCTCCTCGAAGAATTCTTGCGTGTCGTACCGTGCGAACCATTCTTCACCTGGAGGATACACTGTGGGTCGGTACGGATGAGGGACTCTTTAAAGAAGCTGAAAAGGGGTGGGTCCATCTGGGGATGGAAGAGGGTCTGACCAATGAGATTATTCTTACTCTGGCCGCAGACAGCGAGAACACTCTGTGGATTGGTACGAATGCCGGCCTGGGAAAATTACCCAACACATTTTTACGATGTTATTTCCAGGATGATGGTCTCCCCTCCAATCGGATCTGGTGTATCTATGAAGATCAGAAATGGGGGCTCCTTGCCGGCGGGCAGGGCGGAATCTCCCACAGGGCAGGGGATCGTTTCACTCTCATGGACCTACCCGGAATTCCCGGGAAGTCAACGGTTCGCGCCATGGCGAGAACAAAAGATGGTACCTTCTGGATAGGAACCTATCAGGATGGCCTTTATCGAATTCAAAACGGACGCACGACGGCCATCCATGATGTCCACGGCGTACCTCTGCGCTTTATCTTTGGTCTGACGGTGGACCAGCATGGATTGTTATGGGGTGCCACATCCGACGGTGCCCTGAAAATTAATGCTGAATCAATCGAACTTCTGGGCGTCCAGGAGGGTCTACCTGATCCAACGGTCTGGCAGATAGTGGAGGCACCGGATGGAACCATTTTTGCCGCTACCGATCGGGGAATCGCCTTTTTCGATAAAGACAGGTTTGTCATTCCCGATTTTTTAAAAGATGTCGAACTGGCTACCGTTCGCACGGTTGCATACGACGACCAGGGACAGATGTGGATTGGAACGAATGGGGATGGAATTATCCTGTGGGATGGACGCACCATAAAAAGGCATTCCACGGTAAATGGGTTTGTCGATGATTTCATCTGGGGAATTGTCTTTGAAACCACCGGAGCCGCTTGGATCGGCACGAACCGGGGTCTGGTAAGAATGGGAGAAGGATGGTCGGTTGTATTCAACTCCCAGGATGGCCTGTCCGGTGACGAAATGACTCTGAACAGTGATTATCGAGATCGGAATGGAAACCTGTGGTTTGGAATCCTGCCGGGCCTGGTTCATGTTCAATCCCAACGCTTTTCGGCAAATCCAACCCCACCCCGCGTGACCATTTCGAAAATCCAGACCAACCGCAGGACCATTCAGGGTCCTTCCTCCATTACGATGGACCCGGGTGAGAAGGAAGCCATCTTCCACATGGATGGCCTCTCGTTTCAGGATGAGCGCGAAGTTCGATACAGCTACCGAATGGCCGATCTGGATCGCTGGTCCTCACCCACATCTTCCACGATGGTCCGATACACGAACATCCCGCCGGGGACATACCACTTTCAGGTTAAAGCGTGCAACAATTTCGGAGTCTGGACGGAAATACCGGCGGAAGTGAAGGTGATCGTCCGTCCCGCCTGGTATCAGACCGTGACCTTTCGCGGCGGCATGGCAGTCGGATTTCTGCTCCTGGTTTTCGGCTATGTACGATTTCGTCTCGCGGCGAGCCGCAGGGCGCAAAAACATCTGGAACATCTTGTGGCGGAACGAACGGAAGATCTGTATCGTGCGTCGATTACCGATCCCCTCCTCGGTATTTACAATCGAAGGTATGTAGATGACCTCGTGGAACGGCATATCAAAGAGGCCCGGCGGCACAGGGATGGAATGTGCCTGGCCCTGATCGATCTGGACCAGTTCAAGGCCGTCAACGACGAATTGGGTCATATTGTCGGCGACAAGCTTCTGGTCTCTGTTGCGGAACGGTTACGGGACATGATTCGGACAACGGATATTCTGGCCCGGTATGGTGGCGATGAGTTCATCATCGTCTTCTTCCGGACCGATGCTACCTGCATCGAAGACCGGCTTGCAAGCATTGTCCGTCTCTTTGATTCAAGCCCTTTTACGCTGGATCAGGAACGGGTGCGCATCACCGTGTCCATCGGAGCAACCTGTCACACGTTCTCCCACGAATCCAGAGTCACCTACGACGCCATGCTGAATATGGCTGACAATGCTCTCTATGAAGCAAAATCGGCAGGAAAGAATCAGTACGTTAAAGCGACCCTTTGA
- the asnS gene encoding asparagine--tRNA ligase, translating to MTQTSSIKDLARYIGQIVSINGWVYHLRSSGKIRFIVVRDGSGYVQVVAGKNDVTEEVWDLMGRLTYESSITIEGLVREDQRSPGGVELTLKDMNVHQIADEYPIQPKEHGIEFLSDNRHLWLRSKQQVAILKVRNEICQSIRDFFYERDFVLIDSPILTPTSCEGTSTLFSVDYFGEPAYLTQSGQLYVEPACMAHGKVYCFGPTFRAEKSKTRRHLTEFWMVEPEVAYADLDAIMELAESFLSYLIDRVLDRSAEQLKILERDVAKLEQITRPFKRITYDQAAKILTTPEAIQRAQEQGAPPFIPGNDFGGLDETLLTEQETSPLMVTHFPASIKAFYMEPDPVDSSKAKCVDVLAPEGYGEIIGGSERIHDHDLLLKRIRDHGLPVEPFQWYLDIRKYGSVVHSGFGMGIERAVAWLCGLPHIRETIPYPRMLNRLNP from the coding sequence ATGACACAGACCAGCTCGATTAAGGATCTAGCCCGTTATATCGGGCAAATCGTCTCGATTAACGGGTGGGTGTATCACCTGCGTTCCTCGGGTAAGATTCGATTTATTGTTGTTCGCGACGGATCCGGATACGTCCAGGTGGTGGCAGGTAAGAACGACGTTACCGAAGAAGTCTGGGACCTGATGGGCCGCCTGACCTACGAATCTTCCATCACGATCGAAGGCCTGGTGCGTGAGGATCAGCGCTCACCCGGTGGGGTGGAATTGACTCTGAAAGACATGAACGTCCATCAGATTGCGGATGAATACCCGATTCAGCCCAAGGAACACGGGATAGAATTCCTCTCCGACAACCGGCATCTCTGGCTCCGGTCCAAACAGCAGGTAGCCATTCTGAAAGTCCGCAATGAGATATGCCAGTCGATTCGGGATTTTTTTTACGAACGGGATTTTGTGCTGATCGACAGTCCGATTCTCACCCCCACATCCTGTGAGGGAACCTCAACGCTCTTCAGCGTGGACTACTTTGGTGAACCGGCCTACCTGACTCAGTCGGGTCAGCTTTACGTTGAGCCGGCCTGCATGGCTCACGGAAAGGTCTACTGCTTCGGACCTACGTTCCGTGCGGAGAAGTCAAAGACCCGAAGGCATCTTACCGAATTCTGGATGGTGGAACCCGAAGTTGCCTATGCCGATCTCGATGCGATTATGGAGCTCGCCGAATCTTTTCTCTCCTATCTGATTGACCGGGTTCTGGACCGTTCGGCCGAACAGCTCAAGATTCTTGAACGGGATGTAGCAAAACTGGAACAGATTACGCGACCCTTCAAGCGCATCACATACGACCAAGCGGCTAAGATCCTGACCACACCGGAAGCGATTCAACGCGCCCAGGAACAGGGAGCACCCCCCTTCATACCCGGGAACGATTTTGGCGGACTGGATGAAACCCTTTTGACCGAGCAGGAAACCTCTCCCCTGATGGTAACGCACTTTCCCGCGTCCATTAAAGCCTTCTACATGGAGCCCGATCCGGTGGATTCCTCAAAGGCCAAATGCGTGGATGTCCTGGCGCCCGAAGGATATGGGGAAATCATCGGAGGCAGTGAGCGAATTCACGACCACGATCTTCTGCTGAAGAGAATCAGGGATCACGGGCTTCCTGTGGAACCCTTTCAGTGGTACCTGGACATCAGAAAATACGGGTCGGTCGTGCACTCCGGGTTCGGCATGGGCATTGAACGGGCGGTAGCCTGGCTCTGTGGGTTACCTCACATCCGGGAGACCATACCCTATCCGAGGATGTTGAACCGTCTCAATCCCTAA
- a CDS encoding sodium-dependent transporter, giving the protein MPRQEWSNRLSFIMAATGSAIGLGNVWRFPFVCYQNGGGAFLVPFFIAMLTVGVPLLMVEFALGKLSRSGAPMALRWIHPRLAWIGWFAALAAFVVVCYYAVIMAWSFNYLWHSLSLAWGSDASTFFSKQVLDLSEGVSPLGGIRVPVLIGLILTWISIYLILRKGVDTVSKVVMVTVPLPVVLLLVLVVRGLTLPGAMEGLTYYLTPDFSILLQPSVWIAAYGQVLFSFSLGQAVLIAYASYLPKDADVNGSAVATAALDASFSFIAGFAVFSTLGYLAVVTHASVADVVASGPGLAFVTYPTAISLLPFGQPAFGVVFFLMLLTLGIDSAFALVEGTVTAVRDWFGTPGHMTLLVTCILAFLIGIVFTTRAGYFWLDIVDHFINNFGLVTIALGECIAVGWILGSKKFRSLVNSTSTIQVGNLFDLAVKFIAPLMLATMLGIVFVQRLRSPYENYPDWAQFVGGWGMVLTVLLASVILGFTRPRMEKENSSLSIPETDKGETP; this is encoded by the coding sequence ATGCCTCGTCAGGAATGGTCCAATCGATTGTCTTTTATCATGGCGGCTACGGGTTCAGCCATCGGGCTTGGAAATGTCTGGAGATTTCCGTTCGTATGCTACCAGAATGGCGGCGGTGCCTTTCTGGTCCCGTTCTTTATCGCCATGCTCACCGTTGGTGTTCCGCTCCTGATGGTGGAGTTTGCCCTCGGAAAGCTGTCCCGATCAGGAGCTCCCATGGCACTGCGCTGGATCCATCCGCGTCTTGCCTGGATTGGATGGTTCGCCGCCCTGGCAGCCTTTGTGGTGGTCTGCTATTACGCGGTCATCATGGCGTGGAGTTTCAACTATCTCTGGCACTCCCTCTCTCTGGCCTGGGGCAGCGATGCGTCGACCTTCTTCTCAAAACAGGTCCTGGATCTCAGTGAAGGCGTATCCCCTCTGGGAGGCATTCGAGTACCTGTTCTGATCGGACTGATCCTTACCTGGATTTCGATTTACCTGATCCTCCGAAAGGGTGTGGATACCGTGAGCAAAGTCGTCATGGTGACGGTTCCCCTTCCGGTCGTACTTCTCCTTGTCCTCGTTGTCCGTGGACTCACCCTCCCCGGCGCCATGGAGGGATTGACCTATTACCTGACACCGGATTTTTCCATTCTGCTTCAACCTTCCGTCTGGATTGCTGCTTATGGACAGGTCCTCTTCTCCTTTTCTCTCGGACAGGCTGTATTGATTGCCTACGCCTCGTATCTTCCAAAAGATGCGGACGTCAACGGATCCGCCGTAGCCACAGCGGCCCTGGACGCATCGTTCAGCTTTATTGCCGGATTTGCCGTCTTTTCGACACTGGGATACCTCGCTGTGGTGACTCATGCCAGCGTCGCCGACGTGGTAGCCAGCGGTCCCGGCCTTGCCTTCGTGACCTATCCTACGGCAATTTCTCTTCTTCCCTTCGGTCAGCCCGCCTTTGGTGTCGTCTTTTTCCTGATGCTTCTCACGCTCGGCATTGACTCTGCGTTTGCCCTGGTCGAGGGCACTGTAACTGCGGTACGGGACTGGTTTGGTACCCCGGGACATATGACGCTTCTTGTGACCTGCATCCTTGCATTTTTAATCGGCATCGTTTTCACGACCCGGGCCGGGTATTTCTGGCTGGATATCGTAGACCACTTTATCAACAACTTTGGGCTGGTTACGATTGCTCTGGGGGAATGTATTGCCGTTGGATGGATTCTCGGATCGAAAAAATTCCGTTCTCTTGTGAATTCCACCTCCACGATACAGGTGGGAAACCTGTTCGATCTTGCCGTGAAATTTATCGCTCCGCTCATGCTGGCGACCATGCTTGGGATTGTCTTTGTCCAACGTTTACGTTCTCCCTACGAGAACTATCCCGACTGGGCTCAGTTCGTCGGCGGATGGGGGATGGTCCTCACGGTCCTTCTGGCATCGGTTATCCTCGGGTTCACCCGCCCTCGTATGGAAAAGGAGAACAGCTCCCTTTCCATCCCTGAAACAGATAAAGGAGAAACACCATGA
- the trxB gene encoding thioredoxin-disulfide reductase: MKIHKIIILGSGPAGCTAAIYAARAELFPLVIEGMQPGGQLTITTEIENYPGYTDGIMGPQLMQIMKEQAERFGTEFIFGEVSEVDLSKKPFTIKTENDETFQAHTLIIATGARARLLNIEAEKKLMGYGVSACATCDGFFFKEKEICIVGGGDTAMEEASFLTRFASRVTVIHRRDELRASKIMQERAQANPKISFEWNSVIEDIEGSPETGVQAAILKDTKTGETRRFPTQGIFIAIGHTPNTAVFKGKLDMDDQGYIRTRGTSTYTSVDGVFAAGDVADHVYRQAITAAGMGCKAAIDAERWLAEHQIA; this comes from the coding sequence ATGAAGATCCACAAAATCATCATCCTGGGATCCGGCCCTGCCGGATGTACAGCCGCCATATACGCAGCTCGGGCGGAACTCTTCCCTCTGGTGATTGAAGGCATGCAGCCGGGAGGTCAGTTGACCATCACGACAGAGATCGAGAACTATCCCGGGTACACCGATGGGATTATGGGACCCCAGCTGATGCAGATCATGAAGGAGCAGGCCGAACGATTTGGGACGGAATTTATCTTCGGTGAAGTCAGTGAAGTCGATCTGTCAAAAAAGCCCTTTACGATCAAGACAGAAAATGATGAAACCTTTCAGGCTCACACTTTGATCATTGCCACAGGGGCCCGGGCGCGTCTGTTGAACATCGAGGCGGAGAAGAAGCTTATGGGGTACGGGGTTTCAGCCTGCGCGACCTGTGATGGATTCTTCTTCAAGGAAAAGGAGATCTGCATCGTCGGGGGCGGGGATACGGCCATGGAGGAGGCTTCATTCCTGACTCGTTTTGCATCCCGTGTGACCGTTATCCATCGAAGAGATGAGCTTCGGGCGTCAAAGATCATGCAGGAGCGCGCCCAGGCCAACCCCAAAATATCCTTTGAGTGGAACAGCGTCATTGAAGATATCGAGGGTTCCCCGGAAACGGGCGTTCAGGCTGCAATTCTTAAAGACACAAAGACCGGGGAGACCCGTCGATTTCCAACACAGGGAATTTTCATCGCAATCGGTCACACTCCCAACACCGCAGTTTTTAAAGGCAAACTCGATATGGATGATCAGGGATACATCCGGACTCGCGGGACATCCACGTACACTTCGGTCGATGGCGTCTTTGCGGCGGGGGATGTCGCCGATCATGTTTATCGGCAGGCAATTACAGCGGCCGGAATGGGGTGTAAAGCAGCCATCGATGCAGAACGATGGCTCGCGGAGCATCAGATCGCCTGA
- the ribH gene encoding 6,7-dimethyl-8-ribityllumazine synthase, with protein sequence MAPVFEGHLSAKGRSFCIVASRFNRVYTQQLLDGAIDCLLRHGAEEASIDTFWVPGTFEIPVTARKLALKKTYDAIICLGALIRGETDHYDHLATQVNRGIAEISMISETPVANGILTCDSMEQAAARASSKMGNKGWDAAQSAVEMADLFSRMHG encoded by the coding sequence ATGGCGCCTGTCTTTGAAGGACACCTGAGCGCGAAAGGCCGGTCTTTCTGTATCGTTGCAAGCCGATTCAATCGAGTTTACACACAACAGCTGCTGGATGGCGCAATCGATTGCCTCCTGCGCCACGGTGCCGAGGAAGCTTCCATCGATACATTCTGGGTCCCCGGAACCTTTGAAATTCCCGTAACCGCTCGAAAACTTGCACTTAAGAAAACATATGATGCGATCATCTGCCTGGGAGCCCTGATCCGGGGAGAGACCGATCACTATGATCACCTGGCCACCCAGGTGAACCGTGGTATTGCAGAAATTTCCATGATTTCTGAAACTCCGGTTGCAAATGGAATCCTTACCTGTGACTCCATGGAACAGGCCGCAGCGCGTGCCTCGTCCAAAATGGGGAACAAGGGGTGGGATGCCGCTCAATCCGCAGTTGAGATGGCCGACCTCTTTTCCAGGATGCATGGGTAA
- the nusB gene encoding transcription antitermination factor NusB, whose amino-acid sequence MGNRRKARELAMQLLFEFDFSDSPIEEVMRRSEIYSDSPELIQEFARSLVLGTLSHMETIDAMIVDQNRSWQIHRLHGVDRNILRIAIYELIKESDVPAAVILDEAVEIAKKFGSEESPKFINGVLDGIRKKHFSGKAVHS is encoded by the coding sequence ATGGGTAATCGACGAAAAGCCCGGGAACTTGCGATGCAGCTTCTCTTCGAGTTCGATTTTTCCGATTCTCCGATCGAAGAGGTCATGAGAAGATCGGAAATTTACTCGGACAGTCCGGAATTGATCCAAGAGTTTGCGAGATCCCTGGTCCTTGGGACCCTTTCTCACATGGAAACCATCGATGCCATGATCGTGGACCAGAACCGATCGTGGCAGATCCACAGGCTTCATGGCGTCGATCGTAACATTCTCAGAATTGCAATTTATGAGCTTATTAAAGAATCCGACGTTCCAGCTGCTGTTATTCTGGATGAAGCTGTCGAGATTGCCAAAAAATTTGGAAGCGAAGAGTCACCTAAATTTATCAATGGCGTGCTGGACGGAATTCGGAAGAAGCACTTTTCGGGAAAAGCAGTACACTCATGA
- a CDS encoding transglutaminase domain-containing protein produces the protein MISPVLLLLLSTIHASYHVEGLAESPKFSQVAVNQNIELFSSEGSWIVSIKVRPPVRTATTERVQSLLRSMKPDPDATCVERSRDLCNLIRDMGVACREVSGILFESRMPGEMARYYQPGMGGLPHRWIQYFDTEQGWIAFDPVQRDGRISSRHIPIPSQDLWPNGRIREMSWD, from the coding sequence ATGATTTCCCCCGTTCTCCTGCTCCTGCTCTCCACGATCCATGCAAGTTACCACGTGGAAGGTCTGGCCGAATCGCCAAAATTCTCGCAGGTAGCCGTAAATCAGAACATCGAGCTCTTTTCTTCGGAGGGCAGTTGGATTGTAAGCATCAAAGTACGGCCCCCGGTCCGCACAGCCACAACGGAGAGAGTTCAGTCCCTGCTTCGTTCCATGAAGCCCGATCCTGATGCGACCTGCGTGGAACGGTCCAGGGACCTTTGCAATCTGATTCGCGACATGGGAGTAGCCTGCCGGGAGGTTAGCGGAATTCTCTTCGAGTCCCGGATGCCGGGAGAGATGGCACGCTACTACCAGCCTGGAATGGGCGGGCTTCCCCATCGCTGGATTCAGTATTTCGATACGGAGCAGGGATGGATTGCATTTGATCCGGTGCAGCGGGATGGAAGAATTTCCTCCCGTCATATTCCCATTCCTTCTCAGGATTTATGGCCGAATGGCCGAATCAGGGAGATGTCATGGGATTGA